A genomic window from Euwallacea fornicatus isolate EFF26 chromosome 6, ASM4011564v1, whole genome shotgun sequence includes:
- the LOC136339654 gene encoding spermine oxidase-like isoform X6 translates to MFITTANKFETTCCPCCYLMSPKKEPAIVIVGAGAAGIAAATKLISHGFSNVVVLEAENRIGGRIHSIPFEGTTVELGAQWIHGEEGNAIYDMVKDLGLVDHPKSSTYHDLTYFTSGGDKLNKNLTDRLHEIACNIAEDIETATKSRTSLKQYFHDQYDAMVDQKYGVHNKEIVRVATMIKEWYCKFYLCMDPADSLDAVAVDSLFMYQEVDGDHLIHWKTNGYSTIFDVMMDKANVSVKDFMERNVKLNKVVNKIKWIGENVEVHSSDGSIFLADHVILTVSIGVLKQNHVKWFEPSLPSYKINCIDNIPLGCCQKIILKFPIKWWPNEVKDFSFVWTENDRKRLLEEFPIGPIHNGRSWLEDIFGFYTVDSHPNILLGWLVGPMNREVELLDDDVVLNASMFLLKKFVGSHYKIVEPTNILRSKWGTNPNFLGTYSYVGVETQKKGVTREELAKPLVFNGKEMVLFAGEATIDKFFSTVHGAVESGNKAAERLIKIYQHNQHYQFIIVGAGMAGLGAATKLSESGLNNFLILESQDQPGGRVRTIYIDGKPLDLGAQWIHGKDNLLYKLAVENDLLEEEQSVEGIGEYVRSNGDVVDPFIVELVSFTIGKILEDCAKLAKSEEPASCLKEYLEEHFSQYLQEQVLDDREKEIFRELYDWHVRFQVIDNSCTDLSRLSSKRWGDYECLEDEAHSNFKFGYESLIKLIMERLPINDSVRYNCEVVDVGFTEDEKVEES, encoded by the exons atgtttataactactgctaataaatttgaaactacATGTTGTCCATGTTGCTACCT AATGTCTCCAAAGAAGGAACCTGCAATTGTGATCGTTGGAGCGGGTGCTGCAGGAATAGCTGCAGCTACCAAACTCATATCTCATGGGTTCAGCAATGTTGTCGTTTTAGAAGCAGAGAACCGAATAGGCGGGCGTATCCATTCAATTCCATTTGAAGGTACCACTGTGGAGCTTGGAGCCCAATGG ATACATGGCGAAGAGGGAAACGCTATTTACGACATGGTGAAAGACTTAGGACTTGTGGACCATCCAAAAAGCTCTACGTATCACGATCTCACATATTTCACCTCAGGGGGAGATAAGCTGAACAAAAACCTTACAGATCGGCTACATGAAATAGCGTGCAATATAGCTGAAGATATAGAAACGGCTACAAAAAGTAGAACTTCTTTAAAACAATACTTTCATGATCA GTATGATGCTATGGTTGACCAGAAATATGGCGTTCataataaagaaattgttCGCGTGGCCACAATGATCAAAGAATGGTACTGCAAGTTTTACTTATGTATGGATCCTGCAGATTCTTTAGATGCAGTGGCTGTAGACAGTCTATTCATGTATCAGGAAGTTGATGGAGACCATTTAATTCACTGGAAAACCAATGGgtattcaacaatttttgatgTTATGATG GATAAAGCTAACGTGTCTGTAAAGGATTTTATGGAACGTAACGTAAAGCTAAATAAAGttgtgaataaaataaaatggattGGCGAAAACGTGGAGGTACATTCCTCAGATGGTTCGATATTTTTGGCCGATCACGTTATATTAACAGTATCGATAGgggttcttaaacaaaaccatGTAAAATGGTTTGAGCCTAGTTTGCCAAGCTATAAAATTAACTGCATTGACAATATACCTTTGGGGTGTTGCCagaaaattattctaaaatttcCCATAAAATGGTGGCCAAACGAGGTAAAAGATTTTAGCTTTGTTTGGACTGAAAATGACCGGAAACGATTGCTTGAGGAATTTCCTATAGGACCTATACACAATGGGAG GTCTTGGCTGGAAGACATATTCGGATTTTACACAGTGGATAGTCATCCTAACATTTTGCTTGGATGGTTAGTAGGGCCTATGAACAGAGAAGTTGAATTATTAGACGATGACGTGGTTTTAAATGCTTCCatgtttttacttaaaaaattcgtTGGGAGTCATTATAAAATAGTGGAACCAACCAATATATTGAG ATCAAAATGGGGTACCAACCCCAACTTCCTAGGTACTTATTCATATGTTGGTGTGGAAACACAAAAGAAAGGAGTCACTAGAGAGGAGTTAGCCAAACCTCTGGTTTTCAATGGGAAAGAAATGGTCCTTTTTGCTGGGGAAGCCACCATTGATAAGTTCTTCTCGACGGTTCATGGAGCTGTCGAGAGCGGAAATAAGGCAGCGGAAAGGCTGATAAAGATTTATCA acACAACCAACATTATCAGTTTATCATTGTGGGCGCTGGTATGGCAGGTCTTGGAGCTGCTACCAAACTCTCAGAAAGTGGATtgaataatttcttaattttggaATCTCAAGACCAACCTGGAGGTCGAGTTCGAACAATTTACATTGATGGCAAGCCTTTGGATTTGGGTGCTCAGTGGATTCATGGTAAAGATAATCTTCTATACAAACTTGCAGTTGAAAATGACCTATTGGAAG AAGAACAATCTGTAGAAGGCATTGGTGAATACGTGCGAAGCAACGGTGATGTGGTAGACCCATTCATAGTGGAATTAGTCTCGTTCACAATAGGTAAAATCTTGGAAGATTGCGCGAAATTGGCCAAATCTGAAGAACCAGCTTCATGTCTAAAAGAATATCTGGAGGAACATTTTTCCCAATACCTGCAAGAACAAGTTCTGGATGATcgagaaaaagaaatatttagggAGCTCTACGATTGGCATGTGAGATTTCAGGTCATTGATAACTCCTGTACTGATCTCTCCAGGCTCAGCTCAAAAAGATGGGGAGATTATGAATGTTTGGAAGATGAGGCTCATTCGAATTTCAAGTTCGGAtatgaatctttgattaaattAATCATGGAGAGGCTTCCTATAAATGATTCTGTTAGATACAACTGTGAAGTTGTGGATGTTGGTTTCACTGAAGATGAAAAAGTTGAA GAGTCTTAA
- the LOC136339654 gene encoding uncharacterized protein isoform X1 yields MFITTANKFETTCCPCCYLMSPKKEPAIVIVGAGAAGIAAATKLISHGFSNVVVLEAENRIGGRIHSIPFEGTTVELGAQWIHGEEGNAIYDMVKDLGLVDHPKSSTYHDLTYFTSGGDKLNKNLTDRLHEIACNIAEDIETATKSRTSLKQYFHDQYDAMVDQKYGVHNKEIVRVATMIKEWYCKFYLCMDPADSLDAVAVDSLFMYQEVDGDHLIHWKTNGYSTIFDVMMDKANVSVKDFMERNVKLNKVVNKIKWIGENVEVHSSDGSIFLADHVILTVSIGVLKQNHVKWFEPSLPSYKINCIDNIPLGCCQKIILKFPIKWWPNEVKDFSFVWTENDRKRLLEEFPIGPIHNGRSWLEDIFGFYTVDSHPNILLGWLVGPMNREVELLDDDVVLNASMFLLKKFVGSHYKIVEPTNILRSKWGTNPNFLGTYSYVGVETQKKGVTREELAKPLVFNGKEMVLFAGEATIDKFFSTVHGAVESGNKAAERLIKIYQHNQHYQFIIVGAGMAGLGAATKLSESGLNNFLILESQDQPGGRVRTIYIDGKPLDLGAQWIHGKDNLLYKLAVENDLLEEEQSVEGIGEYVRSNGDVVDPFIVELVSFTIGKILEDCAKLAKSEEPASCLKEYLEEHFSQYLQEQVLDDREKEIFRELYDWHVRFQVIDNSCTDLSRLSSKRWGDYECLEDEAHSNFKFGYESLIKLIMERLPINDSVRYNCEVVDVGFTEDEKVEVKLKDGGSLVCEHLILTPSLGVLKESMWLSNVFPLKLIDNIANMGFAAISKIFLFYDCKWWGDSKGFQLLWGKDYVFEEHNSWLKQITGFDEVFHHDNALMTWVGGDSVQKVETLHIDVIAKQCTQFLQKFLLNYTVPMPNKVIRTQWLSNRFVKGSYCHITPECDSPESGIRVLMEPVMVGGVPRIVLAGEAAHSAHYSTTHGAFESGFKQAQILCDYVNHEAR; encoded by the exons atgtttataactactgctaataaatttgaaactacATGTTGTCCATGTTGCTACCT AATGTCTCCAAAGAAGGAACCTGCAATTGTGATCGTTGGAGCGGGTGCTGCAGGAATAGCTGCAGCTACCAAACTCATATCTCATGGGTTCAGCAATGTTGTCGTTTTAGAAGCAGAGAACCGAATAGGCGGGCGTATCCATTCAATTCCATTTGAAGGTACCACTGTGGAGCTTGGAGCCCAATGG ATACATGGCGAAGAGGGAAACGCTATTTACGACATGGTGAAAGACTTAGGACTTGTGGACCATCCAAAAAGCTCTACGTATCACGATCTCACATATTTCACCTCAGGGGGAGATAAGCTGAACAAAAACCTTACAGATCGGCTACATGAAATAGCGTGCAATATAGCTGAAGATATAGAAACGGCTACAAAAAGTAGAACTTCTTTAAAACAATACTTTCATGATCA GTATGATGCTATGGTTGACCAGAAATATGGCGTTCataataaagaaattgttCGCGTGGCCACAATGATCAAAGAATGGTACTGCAAGTTTTACTTATGTATGGATCCTGCAGATTCTTTAGATGCAGTGGCTGTAGACAGTCTATTCATGTATCAGGAAGTTGATGGAGACCATTTAATTCACTGGAAAACCAATGGgtattcaacaatttttgatgTTATGATG GATAAAGCTAACGTGTCTGTAAAGGATTTTATGGAACGTAACGTAAAGCTAAATAAAGttgtgaataaaataaaatggattGGCGAAAACGTGGAGGTACATTCCTCAGATGGTTCGATATTTTTGGCCGATCACGTTATATTAACAGTATCGATAGgggttcttaaacaaaaccatGTAAAATGGTTTGAGCCTAGTTTGCCAAGCTATAAAATTAACTGCATTGACAATATACCTTTGGGGTGTTGCCagaaaattattctaaaatttcCCATAAAATGGTGGCCAAACGAGGTAAAAGATTTTAGCTTTGTTTGGACTGAAAATGACCGGAAACGATTGCTTGAGGAATTTCCTATAGGACCTATACACAATGGGAG GTCTTGGCTGGAAGACATATTCGGATTTTACACAGTGGATAGTCATCCTAACATTTTGCTTGGATGGTTAGTAGGGCCTATGAACAGAGAAGTTGAATTATTAGACGATGACGTGGTTTTAAATGCTTCCatgtttttacttaaaaaattcgtTGGGAGTCATTATAAAATAGTGGAACCAACCAATATATTGAG ATCAAAATGGGGTACCAACCCCAACTTCCTAGGTACTTATTCATATGTTGGTGTGGAAACACAAAAGAAAGGAGTCACTAGAGAGGAGTTAGCCAAACCTCTGGTTTTCAATGGGAAAGAAATGGTCCTTTTTGCTGGGGAAGCCACCATTGATAAGTTCTTCTCGACGGTTCATGGAGCTGTCGAGAGCGGAAATAAGGCAGCGGAAAGGCTGATAAAGATTTATCA acACAACCAACATTATCAGTTTATCATTGTGGGCGCTGGTATGGCAGGTCTTGGAGCTGCTACCAAACTCTCAGAAAGTGGATtgaataatttcttaattttggaATCTCAAGACCAACCTGGAGGTCGAGTTCGAACAATTTACATTGATGGCAAGCCTTTGGATTTGGGTGCTCAGTGGATTCATGGTAAAGATAATCTTCTATACAAACTTGCAGTTGAAAATGACCTATTGGAAG AAGAACAATCTGTAGAAGGCATTGGTGAATACGTGCGAAGCAACGGTGATGTGGTAGACCCATTCATAGTGGAATTAGTCTCGTTCACAATAGGTAAAATCTTGGAAGATTGCGCGAAATTGGCCAAATCTGAAGAACCAGCTTCATGTCTAAAAGAATATCTGGAGGAACATTTTTCCCAATACCTGCAAGAACAAGTTCTGGATGATcgagaaaaagaaatatttagggAGCTCTACGATTGGCATGTGAGATTTCAGGTCATTGATAACTCCTGTACTGATCTCTCCAGGCTCAGCTCAAAAAGATGGGGAGATTATGAATGTTTGGAAGATGAGGCTCATTCGAATTTCAAGTTCGGAtatgaatctttgattaaattAATCATGGAGAGGCTTCCTATAAATGATTCTGTTAGATACAACTGTGAAGTTGTGGATGTTGGTTTCACTGAAGATGAAAAAGTTGAAGTAAAACTTAAAGATGGAGGTTCTCTGGTGTGTGAGCATTTAATCTTAACTCCCTCTTTAGGAGTCTTAAAGGAATCAATGTGGCTTTCCAACGTTTTTCCTTTGAAACTTATCGATAATATTGCAAATATGGGATTTGCGGCtattagtaaaattttcttgttttacgATTGCAAATGGTGGGGTGACAGCAAGG GTTTCCAATTACTGTGGGGTAAGGATTATGTATTTGAAGAACACAACTCATGGTTAAAACAAATCACTGGTTTCGATGAAGTGTTCCACCACGATAACGCCTTAATGACCTGGGTAGGAGGTGATTCAGTTCAAAAAGTAGAAACACTACACATTGACGTTATTGCCAAGCAATGCACTcaatttctccaaaaattcTTGTTAAACTACACAGTGCCAATGCCCAATAAAGTCATTAG aactCAATGGCTCTCCAACCGATTCGTTAAAG